In Synechococcus sp. MU1643, a single window of DNA contains:
- a CDS encoding fatty acid desaturase — MAPRDPLPARQRKFKTGTTSFMLVMHVLATVALLPRFWSWQGVVAFGVLYWMTVLGVTLGLHRLVAHRSLVVPVWVERILVLMGTLACQSGPIEWVGLHRHHHRFSDQPTDHHDAGRGLWWAHSEWMLHDIPALRELDRYAGDLQCDPFYRWLDRWFLLLQIPLGLGLYWFGEAAQVHGGGIGLVLWAIPLRLVVVYHVTWLVNSATHAFGYRNFDCPDLSRNCWWVALLSFGEGWHNNHHAHPASARHGLRWFEFDLTWQHVRLLKRLGLASRIRTARYVPGAS, encoded by the coding sequence ATGGCACCGCGCGATCCCCTGCCTGCACGTCAGCGCAAATTCAAGACGGGAACCACCAGTTTCATGCTGGTGATGCACGTGCTCGCCACCGTGGCGCTGCTCCCGCGCTTCTGGAGCTGGCAGGGCGTTGTGGCCTTCGGCGTTCTGTATTGGATGACGGTGCTGGGCGTCACCCTGGGCCTGCACCGTCTGGTGGCCCACCGCAGCCTGGTGGTGCCCGTATGGGTTGAGCGCATCCTGGTGCTGATGGGCACCCTCGCCTGCCAGAGCGGACCGATCGAATGGGTGGGTCTGCATCGCCATCACCACCGTTTTTCAGATCAGCCCACGGATCACCATGACGCTGGGCGTGGCCTGTGGTGGGCCCACAGCGAATGGATGCTGCATGACATCCCTGCCCTGAGGGAACTCGACCGCTACGCCGGCGATCTTCAGTGCGACCCCTTCTATCGCTGGCTCGACCGCTGGTTCCTGCTGCTGCAGATCCCCCTAGGCCTGGGGCTCTACTGGTTCGGTGAAGCTGCCCAGGTGCATGGCGGTGGCATTGGCCTGGTGCTTTGGGCCATCCCACTGCGCCTTGTGGTCGTCTACCACGTGACCTGGCTGGTGAATTCCGCCACCCACGCTTTCGGCTACCGCAATTTCGACTGCCCCGACCTGTCCCGCAACTGTTGGTGGGTGGCGCTGCTTTCCTTTGGCGAGGGCTGGCACAACAACCACCACGCCCATCCAGCCAGTGCGCGCCACGGTTTGCGCTGGTTTGAGTTTGATCTCACTTGGCAGCATGTGCGCCTGCTTAAGCGGCTTGGACTAGCCAGCCGGATCCGCACAGCCCGTTATGTCCCCGGAGCCTCCTGA
- a CDS encoding methionine gamma-lyase family protein, which produces MTSVRQVVISAFAEELIDAVARDQAGLAAARTAAVEQRLQRVLEALAAERVGTQHFASLTGYGHGDQGREVVDRVFARVLGAEAAAVRLQFVSGTHAIAAALFGVLRPGDRLLSITGRPYDTLEEVIGLRGKGQGSLAEFGVAYDEIDLQPDGAVDEAALSQALEQPCRMVLIQRSCGYSWRPSVTVEQVAGLSERIHARQPNCVVFVDNCYGELVQEQEPTAVGADLIAGSLIKNIGGTIAPTGGYIAGRADLVEQSCCRLTAPGIGSEGGTGFDLQRLVLQGLFLAPQMVSEALIGADLVAGVFERLGFPVNPLPGAVRSDLIQAVRLGSPDALKVVCRAFQAMSPIGAYLDPVPASMPGYASDLVMAGGTFVDGSTSEFSADAPLREPFNLYVQGGTHRAHIRLALSRALCDLNAAGLINLPQTGTT; this is translated from the coding sequence ATGACGTCCGTCAGGCAAGTGGTGATCAGTGCATTTGCAGAGGAACTGATCGACGCGGTGGCGCGGGATCAGGCCGGTCTGGCTGCAGCAAGGACGGCAGCGGTGGAGCAACGCTTGCAGCGCGTTTTGGAGGCCCTGGCAGCCGAGCGCGTTGGAACCCAGCACTTTGCGTCGCTCACTGGTTACGGCCACGGGGATCAGGGCCGTGAGGTGGTGGATCGTGTCTTTGCCCGGGTGCTTGGGGCTGAAGCCGCAGCGGTGCGCCTGCAATTCGTCAGCGGCACCCATGCCATCGCCGCAGCGTTGTTCGGTGTGTTGCGGCCCGGTGATCGTCTGCTCTCAATCACGGGCCGTCCCTACGACACCCTTGAGGAGGTGATCGGTCTTCGCGGCAAGGGCCAGGGTTCCCTGGCGGAATTCGGGGTTGCCTACGACGAAATCGATCTGCAGCCGGATGGGGCGGTCGATGAGGCGGCGTTGAGCCAAGCTTTGGAGCAGCCTTGCCGGATGGTGCTGATCCAGCGCAGCTGCGGCTACAGCTGGCGTCCGTCGGTCACGGTTGAGCAGGTCGCCGGGCTGAGTGAGCGCATCCATGCCCGCCAGCCCAACTGCGTTGTCTTTGTCGACAACTGCTACGGGGAGTTGGTGCAGGAGCAGGAGCCAACGGCGGTTGGGGCGGATCTGATCGCTGGATCGTTGATCAAGAACATTGGCGGCACCATTGCCCCCACCGGCGGCTACATCGCAGGACGGGCCGACCTGGTGGAGCAGTCCTGCTGCCGGCTAACAGCGCCGGGAATCGGCAGTGAAGGCGGCACGGGATTTGACCTGCAGCGGCTGGTGCTGCAGGGACTGTTCCTGGCGCCGCAGATGGTGTCGGAGGCCTTGATTGGCGCGGATCTGGTGGCGGGGGTGTTTGAGCGGTTGGGCTTCCCCGTGAACCCGCTGCCAGGTGCGGTGCGCAGCGATTTGATCCAGGCGGTGCGGCTGGGCAGTCCGGACGCTCTCAAAGTCGTGTGCCGTGCCTTCCAGGCGATGTCGCCCATCGGGGCCTACCTCGATCCGGTGCCAGCCTCGATGCCTGGCTATGCCTCTGATCTGGTGATGGCTGGTGGAACCTTCGTCGACGGCTCCACCAGTGAATTTTCGGCCGATGCGCCGCTGCGGGAACCTTTCAACCTTTATGTGCAGGGCGGCACCCATCGCGCCCACATCCGCTTGGCCCTGTCCCGTGCGTTGTGTGACCTCAATGCGGCAGGACTGATCAATCTCCCGCAGACTGGGACCACCTGA
- the gcvH gene encoding glycine cleavage system protein GcvH, which yields MAFAFPDSFRFADSHEYANTDGELVRVGISAFAVDQLGDIVFVDLPDVGVSLAKGTSFGSVESVKAVEDMYAPIAGEVVQRNEAVLASPEELQNDPHGEGWLLVLRPADPSELDSLMTADAYGAKVNAG from the coding sequence ATGGCGTTCGCGTTCCCCGACTCTTTTCGCTTCGCCGACAGCCACGAGTACGCCAATACCGACGGTGAGCTGGTGCGGGTGGGCATCAGTGCCTTCGCTGTTGATCAGCTGGGCGACATCGTCTTTGTGGATCTCCCGGACGTGGGCGTCAGCCTGGCGAAGGGCACCAGCTTCGGATCGGTGGAGTCGGTGAAGGCTGTGGAAGACATGTATGCACCGATTGCCGGTGAGGTGGTGCAACGCAATGAAGCGGTGCTGGCCAGTCCCGAGGAACTGCAGAACGATCCCCACGGCGAGGGCTGGTTGCTGGTGCTGCGTCCGGCGGATCCCTCTGAGCTCGACTCCTTGATGACCGCCGATGCATACGGCGCCAAGGTTAACGCCGGCTGA
- the gcvP gene encoding aminomethyl-transferring glycine dehydrogenase — protein MLNALGYSDLNEFVADVVPADILDPAPPVEALPEGCGESEALQQLKQLCDTNTLRRSLIGLGYYGTATPALIQRHVFENPAWYTAYTPYQAEIAQGRLEALLNFQTLISELTGLPIANASLLDEATAAAEAMSLSFGVCRRPEATRFLVDANVLPQTWAVLQTRAEPLGISLERIDPAMAPIDASVFGVLLQLPGADGCLWDPTAVIEAAHAAGALATVAIDPLAQTLMAPMGSLGADIAVGSAQRLGVPMGFGGPHAAFFATVEAYKRQIPGRLVGQSKDAEGRSALRLALQTREQHIRRDKATSNICTAQVLLAVMASFFAVHHGPDGLQAIAQRIVCLRCQLEQGLRALGYPLEVADRFDTVTVHCGSAPTVHRAAAAAGFNLRVLPDGAAPADATGFGISLDELSDQRELQALLAVLAEACGQALPELGAEQPPSLSLPSRSQPWLSQPVFHQYRSESELMRYIQRLVSRDLSLVHGMIPLGSCTMKLNAAAELQPVSWPAFAALHPFAPGDQAQGYHRLADDLEQWLAALTGFAAVSLQPNAGSQGEFAGLLVIRAWHRSRGEAHRDICLIPTSAHGTNPASAVMAGLKVVAVACDDEGNIDQQDLAAKVAQHADRLAALMVTYPSTHGVFETGIREICSVVHQHGGQVYLDGANLNAQVGLCRPGAFGADVCHLNLHKTFCIPHGGGGPGVGPIGVAAHLAPFLPGHPLQAGASSAIGPVSAAALGSASILPISWMYLRMMGAEALRQASAVALLSANYLAHRLDASYPVLFRGSTGRVAHECILDLRPLKRDAGIDVDDIAKRLMDYGFHAPTVSWPVAGTVMVEPTESESLAELDRFADALVAIREEIRAIETGSSDPANNPLKRAPHTLAAVTADHWDRPYSRQQAAFPMDGQRESKVWPAVARIDNAFGDRNLVCTCPSVEAVAVAA, from the coding sequence ATGCTGAATGCTCTTGGCTACAGCGATCTGAATGAGTTCGTCGCTGATGTCGTGCCCGCTGACATCCTCGATCCAGCGCCGCCGGTCGAGGCGTTGCCGGAGGGCTGTGGGGAGTCGGAGGCCCTGCAGCAGCTGAAGCAGTTGTGCGATACCAACACGCTGCGCCGCTCCTTGATCGGGCTGGGTTACTACGGCACGGCAACCCCGGCCCTGATTCAGCGCCACGTTTTTGAGAATCCGGCCTGGTACACCGCCTACACCCCATACCAGGCGGAAATCGCCCAGGGCCGCTTGGAGGCCCTGCTCAACTTCCAAACACTGATCAGTGAGCTCACGGGCTTGCCGATTGCCAACGCGTCGCTGCTAGATGAGGCCACTGCCGCCGCAGAGGCCATGAGCCTCAGCTTCGGCGTGTGTCGTCGCCCCGAGGCGACACGGTTTTTGGTGGACGCCAATGTGCTGCCTCAAACCTGGGCGGTGCTGCAGACCCGCGCCGAACCCCTTGGCATCAGCCTTGAGCGGATCGACCCGGCTATGGCTCCGATTGATGCGTCCGTGTTCGGAGTGCTTTTGCAGTTGCCCGGAGCCGATGGATGCCTCTGGGATCCAACCGCCGTGATCGAAGCGGCCCATGCCGCCGGTGCCTTGGCAACCGTAGCCATCGATCCCTTGGCGCAGACTCTGATGGCGCCTATGGGATCCCTGGGGGCTGACATTGCCGTGGGTAGCGCCCAACGCCTTGGGGTGCCGATGGGTTTCGGTGGCCCCCATGCCGCCTTCTTCGCCACGGTTGAGGCCTACAAGCGCCAGATCCCCGGCCGTTTGGTGGGGCAATCCAAGGATGCAGAAGGCCGCTCGGCTTTGCGTTTGGCGCTGCAAACCCGTGAGCAGCACATCCGTCGCGACAAGGCCACCAGCAACATCTGCACGGCCCAGGTGCTGCTCGCAGTGATGGCCTCGTTTTTTGCTGTGCACCACGGGCCCGACGGTTTGCAGGCCATCGCCCAGCGCATTGTTTGCCTGCGCTGCCAGTTGGAGCAGGGCCTGCGGGCCCTTGGCTATCCGCTGGAGGTCGCCGATCGCTTCGACACCGTCACCGTGCACTGTGGGTCGGCACCGACTGTGCACCGTGCAGCAGCAGCGGCAGGTTTCAATCTGCGGGTCCTGCCCGATGGCGCAGCTCCGGCGGATGCCACCGGATTCGGCATCAGCCTGGATGAGCTCTCGGATCAACGGGAGCTGCAAGCCCTCCTCGCAGTGTTGGCTGAGGCCTGCGGCCAGGCGTTGCCGGAGCTTGGGGCTGAACAGCCCCCGTCCCTCTCCCTGCCGTCACGTAGCCAACCCTGGCTGAGCCAGCCGGTCTTTCATCAGTACCGCAGCGAATCAGAGCTGATGCGTTACATCCAGCGGTTGGTGAGTCGTGATCTGTCGCTCGTGCACGGGATGATCCCGTTGGGCAGCTGCACCATGAAGCTCAATGCCGCCGCTGAGCTGCAGCCGGTGAGCTGGCCTGCGTTTGCGGCACTGCATCCCTTTGCCCCAGGCGATCAGGCCCAGGGCTATCACCGTCTGGCTGATGATCTTGAGCAATGGCTGGCTGCCCTGACGGGCTTTGCCGCCGTGTCGTTGCAGCCCAATGCCGGTTCCCAGGGGGAATTCGCGGGGCTGCTTGTGATTCGCGCCTGGCATCGTTCCCGCGGTGAGGCCCATCGCGACATCTGTCTGATCCCCACCAGCGCCCATGGCACCAACCCGGCCAGTGCCGTGATGGCGGGCCTCAAGGTGGTGGCCGTGGCCTGCGATGACGAGGGCAACATCGATCAACAGGATCTGGCGGCCAAGGTCGCCCAGCACGCCGATCGTCTGGCGGCGCTGATGGTTACCTACCCCTCCACCCACGGCGTGTTTGAAACCGGCATCCGTGAGATCTGCTCGGTGGTGCATCAGCACGGTGGCCAGGTGTACCTCGATGGGGCCAACCTCAACGCCCAGGTGGGGCTGTGCAGGCCCGGTGCCTTCGGTGCCGATGTTTGCCACCTCAACCTCCACAAGACCTTCTGCATTCCCCATGGGGGTGGTGGTCCTGGAGTGGGGCCGATTGGTGTGGCGGCGCATCTGGCGCCCTTTCTGCCGGGGCATCCCTTGCAGGCCGGTGCCTCATCGGCCATCGGCCCTGTGTCTGCAGCAGCGCTCGGCAGCGCCAGCATCCTGCCGATCAGCTGGATGTACCTCCGGATGATGGGGGCGGAGGCCCTGCGGCAGGCCAGTGCCGTAGCGCTGTTGTCGGCCAACTACCTCGCCCATCGGCTCGACGCTTCGTACCCCGTGCTGTTTCGAGGCAGTACCGGGCGGGTGGCCCATGAATGCATCCTTGACCTGCGCCCGCTCAAACGGGATGCGGGGATCGATGTGGATGACATCGCTAAGCGTTTGATGGACTACGGCTTCCATGCGCCCACCGTCAGCTGGCCGGTGGCAGGGACGGTGATGGTCGAGCCCACCGAAAGCGAAAGCCTGGCGGAGCTGGATCGTTTTGCCGATGCCCTGGTAGCGATCCGCGAGGAGATTCGCGCCATTGAAACCGGCTCCAGCGATCCTGCGAACAACCCGCTCAAGCGTGCTCCCCACACCCTGGCTGCCGTGACAGCGGATCACTGGGACCGTCCCTACAGCCGTCAGCAGGCCGCCTTCCCCATGGATGGGCAACGGGAGAGCAAGGTCTGGCCCGCCGTGGCTCGGATTGACAACGCCTTTGGTGATCGCAACCTGGTGTGCACCTGTCCTTCGGTGGAAGCGGTGGCTGTGGCGGCTTGA
- a CDS encoding NADPH-dependent FMN reductase, translating into MPSDLIVLTASNGENLKLAERFVQAAAAQNASAELTDLTQLDLPLFTPRVKDSGPGTDLATLHDQLHRTPRWVICAPEYNGSIPPSLTNAIAWLSVTDDDFRSLFNGRPIAMATFSGGGGMELLVSLRIQLTHLGAQVVGRQLLSNHAKPAQDDSINDLVQRLLQMSPLKL; encoded by the coding sequence ATGCCCTCTGATCTCATCGTTCTGACAGCGAGCAATGGCGAAAACCTCAAGCTGGCGGAACGCTTCGTGCAGGCCGCCGCAGCTCAGAACGCCAGCGCCGAACTGACCGATCTCACGCAGCTCGACCTGCCCCTGTTCACGCCACGAGTGAAGGACTCAGGGCCAGGCACTGACCTGGCGACCCTGCACGACCAGCTGCACCGAACCCCACGCTGGGTGATCTGCGCCCCGGAATACAACGGCTCGATTCCGCCGTCGCTCACCAATGCCATTGCCTGGCTCTCGGTGACCGACGACGACTTCCGATCCCTGTTCAACGGACGGCCGATCGCCATGGCCACCTTCTCCGGCGGTGGCGGCATGGAACTGCTGGTGTCGCTGCGCATCCAACTCACCCACCTCGGAGCCCAGGTGGTGGGGCGTCAGCTGCTGAGCAACCACGCCAAACCAGCGCAGGACGACAGCATCAACGACCTGGTGCAGCGGCTGCTGCAAATGTCGCCTCTCAAGCTCTGA